From one Phocaeicola salanitronis DSM 18170 genomic stretch:
- a CDS encoding amino acid-binding protein, which yields MTIKQLSVFLENKTGRINEVVRTLGANDINMHAFSMAETADFGILRLIVSDVDKAVEVLRSHDFAVMSTDVVCLSCENVPGSLAVILEYLAQKQIFIEYMYAFAQNDRANVVIKPNDLTHCLEVLQAHHCDILTKDRL from the coding sequence ATGACAATCAAACAATTATCGGTCTTTCTGGAGAATAAGACCGGACGTATCAATGAAGTGGTTCGTACGTTAGGCGCGAACGATATTAACATGCACGCATTCAGCATGGCAGAAACGGCAGATTTCGGAATTCTCCGTCTGATTGTATCCGATGTGGACAAGGCGGTAGAAGTGCTCCGCTCGCATGATTTTGCGGTAATGTCTACCGATGTGGTCTGCCTGAGTTGCGAAAATGTGCCCGGTTCGTTAGCAGTCATCTTGGAATATTTGGCGCAAAAGCAAATCTTTATCGAGTATATGTACGCTTTCGCGCAAAACGACCGTGCGAACGTGGTTATTAAGCCCAACGACTTGACGCATTGCCTGGAAGTGCTTCAAGCGCATCATTGCGATATCTTGACAAAGGACAGGTTGTAA
- a CDS encoding indolepyruvate oxidoreductase subunit beta: protein MKTDIILSGVGGQGILSIATIIGEAATRMGLTLKQAEVHGMSQRGGDVQSNLRLSDGPIASDLIALGTADMIISLEPMEALRYLPYLSKDGWIITSSAPFKNIPNYPDEQALADELNAQPHVVSLDVEGLAKENHVPRSANVILLGAAAAFLQILDVSTLRESVGRIFASKGEEVVEMNYRAFDLGRDYVRKLKG from the coding sequence ATGAAAACAGATATTATACTTTCAGGAGTGGGCGGGCAAGGAATCTTGTCCATCGCTACCATTATCGGAGAAGCTGCCACCCGTATGGGGCTGACCTTGAAGCAAGCGGAAGTGCACGGAATGAGCCAGCGTGGGGGAGACGTACAGTCGAATCTCCGTCTTTCGGACGGACCTATCGCTTCCGACCTTATCGCTTTGGGCACGGCAGACATGATTATTTCCCTGGAGCCGATGGAGGCATTGCGCTATTTGCCTTATCTTTCAAAAGACGGATGGATTATCACTTCGTCCGCTCCGTTTAAGAACATCCCTAATTATCCCGACGAGCAGGCGTTGGCGGATGAGTTGAATGCCCAGCCTCACGTGGTGTCGCTCGATGTGGAAGGACTGGCGAAAGAAAACCATGTCCCTCGTTCGGCGAATGTCATCTTGTTGGGTGCCGCCGCTGCTTTCCTTCAGATATTAGATGTATCTACCTTGCGTGAAAGCGTAGGGCGCATCTTTGCATCGAAAGGCGAGGAAGTGGTCGAGATGAACTATCGTGCCTTCGACCTTGGACGCGATTATGTGAGAAAGTTGAAAGGGTGA
- a CDS encoding PD-(D/E)XK nuclease family protein produces MKTFLQEVAHDLYQKTEGDFSHVAVVFPNKRASLFFNECLIRESEHPLWSPAYISISELFRQSSSWQTGDPVKLVCDLYKVFRQVTGSSEPLDNFYFWGEMLIADFDDADKNLADTDALFSNLKELNALTDNYDFLEEGQKEALAQFFRNFSMDSVTELKQRFISIWDTLGDIYTRYKALLESQGIAYEGMMYRRVIETLDVSQLPYKTYVFVGFNVLNKVEHTLFQKLNDAGKALFYWDYDMFYLKRTPHEAGEFIRRNLHDFPSELPAARFENLEQPKEITFAESPTENGQTRFLPQWLRKNLTQEEKETAIVLCNESLLQPVLHSLPENVKHINITMGFPLSQTPAYSFANALLELHTSGYDSRNGRYHFKETVSLLKHAYTRLLSSNAEMLEKELTKNNRFYPLPSELEKDEALELLFKPCHTNEALCNTLSKALQQIAMRYQEQKTDEKDAFDQLYREALFKAFTLTNRFHTLLESKELDVKPDTFQRLLTRVMASSSIPFHGEPAIGLQVMGVLETRNLDFRHLIMLSVNEGQLPKTGSDASFIPYNLRKAFGMTTIDHKIAVYAYYFYRLLQRTEKATLVFNTATDGINRGEMSRFMLQYLIEWGYPIRRIRLETAQSPQNTAPICIEKDSDVLLRLRQSFDLKYNPKAVLSPSALNTYLDCPLKFYYKYVARLNTPDEVSPEIDAAKFGSIFHYAAEHIYKDLTAHGKVINKETLEKLLKDETRLQTYVDNGFKELFFHLSPEEKPEYNGIQLINSAVILRYIKQLLNKDIKYAPFTFIGSEQPVQEDIEIHSTTGVFQSRIGGTIDRIDMKDNIFRIVDYKTGGHADTPPSIQSLFTPSAKRSNYVFQTFLYAAIVCRMLQQKHDERQVAPSLLYIHQAASEDYTPVIRMGEPRKTEPVEDFARYESEFRENLDQLLTHIFSPEIPFAQTDETDVCAFCDFKELCKRK; encoded by the coding sequence ATGAAAACATTTTTGCAAGAAGTAGCACACGATTTATATCAAAAGACAGAAGGTGACTTCAGCCATGTAGCCGTAGTCTTTCCGAACAAACGCGCCAGCCTGTTTTTCAACGAATGCCTGATACGGGAAAGCGAACATCCGCTTTGGTCTCCCGCCTATATCAGCATCAGCGAACTGTTCCGCCAAAGTTCCTCATGGCAAACCGGAGACCCAGTCAAACTGGTATGCGACCTATACAAAGTATTCCGCCAAGTAACCGGGAGTTCAGAACCCCTCGACAACTTCTACTTTTGGGGCGAGATGCTGATAGCCGACTTCGATGATGCCGACAAGAACCTGGCAGACACCGATGCCCTTTTCAGCAACCTGAAAGAGTTGAACGCCTTGACGGACAACTATGATTTCTTGGAGGAAGGGCAAAAAGAAGCACTTGCGCAATTCTTCCGCAATTTTTCGATGGACAGCGTTACCGAACTGAAACAACGCTTCATTTCAATATGGGACACACTGGGCGACATCTATACCCGCTACAAAGCATTGCTCGAAAGCCAAGGCATCGCTTACGAAGGCATGATGTACCGTCGGGTCATCGAGACACTGGATGTCAGCCAACTCCCTTACAAGACCTATGTATTTGTGGGATTCAATGTTTTAAACAAAGTAGAGCACACGCTTTTCCAAAAGCTGAATGATGCCGGGAAAGCCTTGTTTTATTGGGACTACGACATGTTTTATCTGAAACGTACCCCCCATGAGGCAGGTGAATTCATCCGCCGGAATTTACACGACTTTCCCTCGGAACTCCCTGCTGCACGATTCGAGAACCTGGAACAACCCAAAGAAATCACTTTCGCCGAATCACCCACAGAAAACGGGCAAACACGCTTCTTGCCTCAATGGCTCCGCAAAAATCTGACACAAGAAGAAAAAGAAACCGCCATCGTGCTCTGCAACGAAAGCCTGCTCCAGCCTGTGCTTCATTCGCTTCCTGAAAATGTAAAGCACATCAACATCACCATGGGATTCCCGCTCTCGCAAACACCCGCATATAGCTTTGCGAACGCCCTGCTGGAACTCCATACCTCCGGATACGATTCCCGGAACGGACGCTATCATTTCAAGGAAACGGTCAGCCTCTTGAAACATGCTTACACCCGCTTGCTCTCTTCTAACGCGGAAATGTTGGAAAAAGAACTGACGAAGAATAACCGCTTCTACCCTCTCCCCTCCGAACTGGAAAAAGATGAAGCGCTGGAATTGCTCTTCAAGCCTTGCCACACCAACGAAGCTTTATGCAATACCCTCTCGAAAGCCTTGCAACAGATAGCCATGCGCTATCAGGAACAAAAGACAGATGAAAAAGACGCATTCGACCAACTCTACCGCGAAGCCCTGTTTAAGGCTTTTACCCTAACTAACCGCTTCCATACTCTGCTTGAAAGCAAAGAACTGGATGTGAAACCCGATACTTTCCAACGCCTGCTGACCCGCGTCATGGCTTCTTCCAGCATTCCTTTCCATGGCGAACCAGCCATCGGTTTGCAGGTAATGGGCGTACTGGAAACACGTAACCTGGACTTCCGCCACCTGATTATGCTTTCAGTCAACGAAGGCCAACTTCCCAAAACAGGGAGCGATGCCTCATTTATCCCTTACAACCTGCGGAAAGCGTTCGGCATGACCACTATCGACCATAAGATAGCCGTCTACGCCTATTACTTTTACCGCCTTCTGCAACGCACGGAGAAAGCCACACTGGTATTCAATACTGCTACCGACGGCATCAACCGGGGCGAAATGTCACGCTTCATGCTCCAATACCTCATCGAGTGGGGATATCCCATACGCCGCATCCGGCTGGAAACCGCTCAATCCCCCCAAAACACTGCACCCATCTGCATCGAAAAAGATTCGGACGTTCTGCTCCGATTGAGACAAAGCTTCGACTTGAAATACAATCCGAAAGCCGTACTCTCTCCTTCCGCACTCAACACATACCTGGATTGCCCGCTAAAATTCTATTATAAATACGTAGCGCGGTTAAACACTCCCGATGAAGTTTCACCGGAAATCGATGCAGCCAAATTCGGAAGCATCTTCCACTATGCCGCCGAACACATCTATAAAGACCTGACCGCACACGGAAAAGTCATCAACAAAGAAACACTCGAAAAATTATTAAAGGACGAAACACGTCTGCAAACGTATGTAGACAATGGTTTCAAAGAACTTTTTTTCCATCTTTCTCCCGAAGAAAAACCAGAATACAACGGCATCCAGCTCATCAATTCCGCCGTAATCCTACGCTATATCAAACAATTGCTGAACAAAGACATAAAATATGCCCCCTTTACATTCATCGGTTCAGAACAACCCGTCCAAGAAGACATCGAAATCCACTCTACGACAGGTGTGTTCCAATCACGCATCGGAGGCACAATCGACCGGATAGATATGAAAGACAACATCTTCCGCATCGTAGATTATAAAACGGGAGGACACGCCGACACACCTCCAAGCATCCAATCGCTTTTCACCCCCAGTGCCAAACGCTCTAACTACGTGTTTCAGACCTTCCTTTATGCCGCTATCGTATGCCGGATGTTACAACAAAAGCATGATGAACGCCAAGTAGCACCTTCGCTTCTATACATCCATCAAGCTGCATCCGAAGATTATACACCAGTTATCCGAATGGGAGAACCCCGGAAGACAGAACCTGTAGAAGACTTTGCCCGGTACGAATCGGAATTCCGAGAAAATCTAGACCAGTTGCTTACGCATATCTTCTCGCCGGAAATTCCGTTTGCTCAAACCGATGAAACCGATGTATGCGCCTTTTGCGACTTCAAGGAACTATGCAAAAGAAAATAA
- a CDS encoding potassium/proton antiporter, whose product MITAENILLIGSILIFISILISKTGYRFGIPTLLLFLLVGMLFGSDGLGIQFNSAEDAQFIGMISLSIILFTGGMDTRFHEIKPVLTQGILLSTIGVLLTTLLTGWFIYYLSCHTRADIHVTMLAGMLLAATMSSTDSASVFSLLRSQRMNLKENLRPMLELESGSNDPMAYMLTIVLIQVIGSGSNLEAGVIARDLLMQFFFGGVIGYAAGKFGVWLLNRINLPNTSLYPILLLSIVFITFTATDLVKGNGYLAVYIVGVIVGNARLASRKETQTFMDGLTWLVQIIMFIALGLLVNPHEMIDIAGVALLIGVFMIVVARPVSVFLCLLPFRNISGRARVFVSWVGLRGAVPIIFATYPVIAQIPGSNQLFNIVFFITLLSLVIQGMSISQMARWLKLDIPQEKEGNEFGVELPEEIDTRLDDLTLTADMLKEGNRLTHIDLPQGTLVMLVKRGNEFIIPNGQTELHEGDKLLLISENKQKKRQNT is encoded by the coding sequence ATGATTACCGCAGAAAACATCCTCCTCATCGGCTCTATCCTGATTTTCATCAGCATCCTCATCAGCAAAACCGGCTACAGGTTCGGCATTCCTACCCTGTTGCTTTTCCTTTTGGTGGGCATGCTTTTCGGAAGCGACGGACTAGGCATCCAGTTCAACAGCGCAGAAGACGCCCAATTCATCGGAATGATTTCCCTGAGCATTATCCTGTTCACGGGCGGAATGGACACACGCTTCCATGAAATCAAACCCGTCTTGACACAGGGCATACTGCTCTCCACCATAGGCGTGCTGCTCACTACCCTGCTGACCGGATGGTTCATTTATTACCTGTCGTGCCATACCCGTGCAGACATCCATGTGACCATGCTCGCCGGCATGCTACTTGCAGCCACCATGTCATCTACCGACTCGGCTTCGGTATTCAGCCTGCTTCGCTCGCAACGGATGAACCTGAAAGAAAACCTGCGCCCCATGCTGGAACTGGAAAGCGGAAGCAACGACCCCATGGCATACATGCTCACCATCGTGCTCATACAGGTCATCGGAAGCGGTTCAAACCTGGAAGCAGGCGTCATTGCACGCGACCTGCTCATGCAGTTTTTCTTCGGAGGAGTCATCGGCTATGCCGCAGGCAAGTTCGGTGTGTGGCTATTAAACCGCATCAATTTGCCCAACACCTCTCTCTACCCCATCCTGTTGCTAAGCATTGTCTTTATCACCTTCACCGCCACCGATTTAGTAAAAGGCAACGGATACCTGGCGGTTTACATAGTCGGAGTCATCGTGGGCAACGCACGCCTTGCCTCGCGAAAAGAAACACAGACTTTCATGGACGGCCTGACCTGGCTGGTACAAATCATCATGTTCATTGCCCTCGGATTGCTGGTCAACCCACACGAGATGATAGACATTGCAGGCGTAGCGTTGCTCATCGGCGTCTTCATGATTGTGGTGGCACGCCCTGTAAGCGTGTTCCTTTGCCTGCTGCCTTTCCGGAACATCTCCGGCAGGGCACGGGTTTTCGTGTCGTGGGTAGGGCTTCGCGGTGCCGTTCCCATCATCTTCGCCACCTATCCTGTCATAGCCCAAATACCCGGCTCGAACCAACTGTTCAACATCGTGTTCTTCATCACCCTCCTTTCACTTGTCATTCAGGGGATGAGTATTTCGCAAATGGCGCGCTGGCTCAAGCTCGATATTCCTCAAGAAAAAGAGGGGAACGAGTTCGGCGTAGAGCTTCCTGAAGAAATAGACACCCGCCTGGACGACCTGACCCTCACCGCTGACATGCTCAAGGAAGGAAACCGGCTGACCCACATCGACTTGCCCCAAGGCACATTGGTAATGCTGGTAAAGCGAGGAAACGAATTCATTATCCCCAACGGGCAAACAGAACTTCATGAAGGCGACAAGCTTTTGCTCATTTCTGAAAATAAACAGAAAAAGCGACAAAATACGTAA
- a CDS encoding sodium-translocating pyrophosphatase, producing the protein MENYLFWIAPAASFLALALAAFFYKQMKGESEGTPEMQKIAEHVRRGAMSYLKQQYKVVTLVFIGLALLFAIMAYGFNLQNHWVPVAFLTGGFFSGLSGYLGMKTATYASARTANAARNSLDKGLRIAFRSGAVMGLVVVGLGLFDISFWYLLLEWCIPDDMLNPTSKLCIITTTMLTFGMGASTQALFARVGGGIYTKAADVGADLVGKVEAGIPEDDPRNPATIADNVGDNVGDVAGMGADLYESYCGSILATAALGAAAFIGSGDTEMQFKAVIAPMLIAAIGIILSIIGIFSVHTRENATMKELLKALSTGTNLSSFLIVIGTFFILWLLGLDNWVNISLAVVVGLLVGIVIGQSTEYYTSQSYKPTKKLAESGKTGPATVIISGIGLGMISTTIPVIAVVAGIILSYWLASGFDFTNISMGLYGIGIAAVGMLSTLGITLATDAYGPIADNAGGNAEMSKLGEEVRRRTDALDSLGNTTAATGKGFAIGSAALTGLSLLASYIEEVRIGLNRIGTAILELPNGIEVAVHEAGLDDFMIYYDVTLMNPKVLSGMFIGSMMAFLFCGLTMNAVGRAASRMVEEVRRQFREIKGILTGEAEPDYARCVQISTQGAQREMVFPSLLAIIAPVATGLLFGVPGVIGLLIGGLSAGFVLAIFMANAGGAWDNAKKYIEEGNFGGKGSEVHRATVVGDTVGDPFKDTSGPSLNILVKLMSMVAIVMAGLTVAWSLF; encoded by the coding sequence ATGGAAAACTATCTTTTCTGGATTGCTCCAGCCGCCTCGTTCCTGGCACTCGCCTTGGCGGCTTTCTTCTACAAGCAAATGAAAGGAGAAAGCGAAGGAACGCCCGAGATGCAAAAAATCGCCGAACACGTACGCCGCGGCGCGATGTCGTACCTCAAACAACAATACAAGGTAGTGACCTTGGTATTCATCGGACTTGCCCTCCTGTTTGCCATCATGGCTTACGGATTCAACCTGCAAAACCATTGGGTGCCCGTCGCTTTCCTCACGGGAGGTTTCTTCTCCGGACTCTCCGGATACTTGGGCATGAAGACCGCCACATACGCTTCGGCACGCACCGCCAATGCCGCCCGAAACTCGCTTGACAAAGGCTTGCGCATCGCCTTCCGGAGCGGAGCCGTAATGGGGCTGGTCGTGGTAGGATTAGGCTTATTCGATATCTCTTTCTGGTACCTGCTTTTAGAATGGTGCATCCCAGACGATATGCTCAACCCGACTTCGAAACTTTGTATTATCACCACCACAATGCTCACTTTCGGAATGGGAGCCTCTACGCAAGCGCTCTTCGCCCGTGTAGGCGGAGGTATCTATACGAAAGCCGCTGATGTGGGAGCCGACCTCGTAGGAAAAGTAGAAGCAGGTATTCCCGAAGACGACCCGCGCAATCCCGCCACCATTGCCGATAACGTAGGAGATAACGTAGGAGATGTAGCAGGCATGGGAGCCGACCTCTACGAATCCTATTGCGGCTCTATCCTTGCCACTGCCGCATTGGGGGCAGCAGCCTTCATCGGAAGCGGAGATACTGAAATGCAATTCAAAGCAGTCATCGCCCCGATGCTGATAGCCGCCATCGGCATCATCCTTTCCATCATTGGCATCTTCTCCGTACACACCCGCGAGAACGCCACAATGAAAGAACTCCTGAAAGCCCTCTCTACGGGTACCAACCTCAGTTCGTTCCTGATTGTCATCGGCACGTTCTTCATTCTTTGGCTGCTCGGATTAGACAACTGGGTAAACATTTCGTTAGCAGTGGTAGTAGGGCTTTTGGTAGGCATTGTCATCGGGCAGTCTACCGAATATTATACTTCGCAATCGTATAAACCGACAAAGAAACTTGCCGAAAGCGGAAAAACAGGTCCTGCCACGGTCATCATCTCCGGTATCGGATTGGGAATGATTTCCACTACTATCCCCGTCATAGCAGTTGTGGCCGGCATCATCCTCTCCTATTGGCTGGCTTCAGGATTCGACTTTACGAACATCAGCATGGGACTTTACGGCATCGGCATTGCGGCAGTAGGCATGCTCTCTACCTTGGGCATCACCCTTGCTACAGATGCTTACGGACCGATAGCCGACAATGCAGGAGGAAACGCCGAAATGAGTAAATTAGGTGAAGAAGTGCGCCGGCGCACCGATGCGCTCGACTCGTTGGGCAACACCACCGCTGCCACAGGAAAAGGATTTGCCATCGGGTCGGCTGCCCTTACGGGACTTTCCTTACTGGCATCCTACATCGAGGAAGTGCGCATCGGGCTTAACCGCATTGGCACTGCCATCCTAGAACTTCCAAACGGCATCGAAGTAGCCGTTCACGAAGCAGGATTAGATGACTTTATGATTTATTACGATGTAACGCTGATGAACCCGAAAGTATTGTCGGGCATGTTCATCGGAAGCATGATGGCGTTTCTCTTCTGCGGACTTACGATGAATGCCGTAGGACGTGCCGCCTCGCGCATGGTGGAAGAAGTGCGCCGCCAATTCCGTGAAATCAAAGGAATCCTCACAGGAGAAGCCGAACCCGACTATGCCCGTTGTGTACAAATCTCCACGCAAGGAGCACAACGTGAAATGGTATTCCCTTCCCTGCTTGCCATCATTGCTCCGGTAGCTACAGGCTTGCTCTTCGGCGTGCCGGGTGTCATCGGCTTGCTGATAGGCGGTCTTTCCGCAGGATTCGTGCTTGCTATCTTTATGGCAAATGCCGGAGGAGCCTGGGACAATGCCAAGAAATACATCGAGGAAGGGAACTTCGGAGGAAAAGGTAGTGAAGTTCATCGTGCCACAGTAGTAGGAGACACGGTAGGTGACCCGTTCAAGGATACATCCGGTCCCAGCCTCAACATCCTTGTAAAGCTAATGAGCATGGTCGCCATCGTCATGGCAGGGCTTACTGTAGCATGGAGTCTGTTCTAA
- a CDS encoding phenylacetate--CoA ligase family protein — protein MIWNPNKECMPREQLRELQGKRLQKLVAYVYHNVPFYRHKMQEMDLMPEDIRSIDDIVKLPFTTKQDLRDNYPYGLMAAPKSEVVRVHASSGTTGNPTIVGYTRKDLAVWSEVMSRCLSAYGVTREDTFSVSYGYGLFTGGLGAHYGVENLGATVIPASTGNTEKHVRLIRDLHITGIACTPSYALYLAETVDKMGIDKNELSLRIGAFGAEPWTEHMRQEIQERLGLKAYNLYGLSEIMGPGVSCECEEQNGSHIQEDHFYPEIINPETLAPLPYGQQGELVFTTLTKEGMPLLRYRTKDLTSLMPGICPCGRTSVRMTPIMGRSDDMLIIRGINVFPSQVESVILSMKEFEPRYMLVVDRVNNLDTLQVQVEVRRDYFSDDIASMLNLKKLLSDKLKSVLSISADVKLMEPNSIQRSQGKSQRVIDKRTFLTDNE, from the coding sequence ATGATTTGGAATCCGAACAAAGAGTGTATGCCTCGCGAGCAATTGCGTGAGCTGCAAGGTAAACGGTTGCAGAAATTGGTTGCGTATGTTTACCACAATGTGCCTTTTTATCGGCACAAGATGCAAGAGATGGACTTGATGCCTGAAGATATCCGAAGCATTGATGATATCGTGAAATTGCCTTTTACTACCAAACAGGATTTGCGTGATAATTATCCTTACGGGCTGATGGCGGCGCCAAAGTCGGAAGTAGTGCGTGTGCACGCTTCATCGGGTACGACGGGTAATCCTACCATCGTAGGCTATACCCGCAAGGACTTGGCGGTGTGGTCGGAAGTGATGTCACGTTGCTTGTCGGCGTATGGCGTGACCCGCGAAGATACCTTCTCCGTGAGCTATGGATACGGTTTGTTTACCGGAGGCTTGGGAGCGCATTACGGTGTGGAGAATTTGGGAGCTACGGTAATACCTGCCTCTACGGGTAATACAGAGAAGCATGTCCGCCTGATTCGCGACCTGCATATCACTGGCATTGCCTGTACGCCTTCGTATGCCCTTTATCTGGCAGAGACCGTGGATAAGATGGGCATCGACAAGAACGAACTGAGTCTTCGCATTGGTGCTTTCGGCGCAGAGCCGTGGACCGAGCACATGCGTCAGGAGATACAGGAACGTTTGGGCTTAAAGGCTTACAATCTCTACGGGTTGAGTGAGATTATGGGACCGGGCGTATCATGCGAATGTGAGGAACAAAACGGCTCGCACATCCAGGAGGACCATTTCTATCCTGAAATCATCAATCCTGAGACCTTGGCTCCGCTTCCATACGGGCAACAAGGGGAATTGGTGTTTACTACGCTTACCAAAGAGGGGATGCCTTTGTTGCGTTACCGTACGAAAGACCTTACCTCTTTGATGCCGGGTATATGTCCGTGCGGACGGACCAGCGTGCGGATGACTCCGATAATGGGACGTAGCGATGATATGCTGATTATCCGGGGTATCAATGTATTCCCGTCGCAGGTAGAAAGTGTGATATTGAGCATGAAGGAGTTCGAACCGCGTTACATGCTGGTGGTAGACCGGGTGAACAATCTCGATACTTTACAAGTGCAGGTAGAAGTGCGGCGCGATTATTTCAGCGATGACATTGCCTCCATGCTGAATCTGAAGAAACTTTTGTCGGACAAGCTGAAAAGTGTCCTCTCCATTAGTGCGGATGTGAAGCTGATGGAGCCGAACAGCATTCAGCGGAGTCAGGGCAAATCACAACGGGTGATAGACAAACGGACGTTTTTAACGGATAATGAATAG
- a CDS encoding aminotransferase class I/II-fold pyridoxal phosphate-dependent enzyme — protein MSSVFSKELVADVAREMKVADLQNATIGDVLLVASRLEELTGIPFIRMDQGSPGLPANKVGIEAEKKALDAGLGAQYPAAAGVPELKKAASRFVKAFINIDISPRACVPTTGSVAASFGAFIACTQRIPGKNKVLFIDPGFPIQKSQLRILGIGWEYFDIHDFRGEPLRAKLESYLSKGDIAAIVYSNPNNPAWICLEEEELKIIGELATRYDAVVMEDQAYFCMDFRHEYGRPYQPPFVPTVARYTDNYILMLSASKIFSYAGQRIALACISDVLFDKQYPALAERYEDSGVFGPTFIASILYMITSGCTATTQYGMAEMLERSVSGEINFVEDVREYERRASRMKKIFTDNGFTIVYDRDVTQQVGDGFFFTLGYPGMTGGELLLELMYYGVSSISLSTTGSEQQGVRACTSRMREALYPVLEERMKAFRKDHNIINEELRMKNRFA, from the coding sequence ATGAGCAGTGTATTTAGCAAGGAATTGGTAGCGGATGTGGCGCGCGAGATGAAAGTTGCCGACCTGCAGAATGCTACCATCGGAGACGTGCTGTTGGTGGCTTCCCGTTTGGAAGAACTGACCGGCATCCCTTTTATCCGTATGGACCAGGGGTCGCCCGGTTTGCCTGCCAATAAGGTAGGCATCGAAGCCGAGAAGAAAGCGTTGGACGCTGGTTTGGGAGCGCAATATCCTGCCGCGGCGGGTGTGCCCGAATTGAAGAAAGCGGCGTCCCGCTTCGTGAAGGCTTTTATTAATATTGATATATCTCCCCGTGCGTGTGTGCCTACTACGGGTTCTGTAGCGGCATCGTTCGGAGCGTTTATCGCTTGTACGCAACGCATTCCGGGAAAGAATAAAGTGCTTTTCATCGACCCGGGTTTCCCTATTCAAAAATCCCAGTTGCGCATCTTGGGCATTGGATGGGAATATTTCGATATTCACGATTTCCGGGGCGAACCGCTCCGTGCGAAATTGGAAAGCTATCTTTCGAAAGGAGACATAGCCGCCATTGTGTATTCTAACCCGAACAATCCGGCGTGGATATGTCTGGAAGAGGAAGAGTTGAAAATCATCGGTGAACTTGCCACGCGATACGATGCGGTGGTGATGGAAGACCAGGCGTATTTCTGTATGGACTTCCGTCATGAATACGGGCGTCCGTACCAGCCGCCTTTTGTACCTACGGTGGCTCGTTATACGGATAATTACATCCTGATGCTTTCCGCCTCGAAGATATTCAGCTATGCGGGGCAACGTATCGCCTTGGCTTGCATTTCCGACGTGCTCTTCGACAAGCAATATCCGGCATTGGCAGAGCGGTACGAAGATTCAGGCGTGTTCGGCCCTACGTTTATCGCTTCTATCTTGTACATGATTACATCGGGCTGTACTGCCACTACCCAATACGGAATGGCGGAGATGCTGGAACGTTCGGTGTCAGGCGAAATTAATTTCGTTGAAGACGTGCGTGAGTATGAACGCCGTGCCAGCCGGATGAAGAAGATATTTACAGATAACGGCTTTACCATTGTATACGACCGTGATGTGACCCAACAAGTGGGAGACGGCTTCTTCTTCACCCTCGGTTATCCGGGCATGACGGGAGGTGAATTGCTTTTAGAGTTAATGTATTATGGGGTGAGCAGCATTTCGCTTTCCACTACCGGAAGCGAGCAGCAAGGAGTACGTGCCTGCACTTCGCGGATGCGTGAGGCGCTTTATCCTGTTTTGGAAGAGCGGATGAAAGCGTTTCGTAAGGACCACAACATAATTAATGAAGAATTAAGAATGAAGAATCGCTTCGCCTGA